In a genomic window of Candidatus Dadabacteria bacterium:
- a CDS encoding NAD-dependent deacylase: MEKEIAKAYEFVTNSNEIVVLTGAGISAESGIPTYRGEEGLWRNYDPHELATPEAFFRNPKLVWEWYDSRRAIMKNAKPNPGHFAITALEKEKKDFTLITQNVDGLHFAAGTRNVIELHGSLWEIKCTECEKVEKNYQAPIPELPPKCDACDAVMRPNTVLFGEIIPMERIDRCLFAIEQCDLLLIVGTSGVVEPAASMGLIAKKSEKPVVEINIERTPGTGLYDVSLMGKAAETLPLLTGSEISQNRM; encoded by the coding sequence ATGGAAAAAGAGATCGCAAAAGCATACGAATTCGTAACCAATTCCAACGAAATCGTCGTCCTTACAGGGGCGGGAATCTCGGCTGAAAGCGGTATCCCCACATACAGGGGAGAAGAAGGGCTCTGGAGGAATTACGACCCCCACGAACTTGCAACGCCAGAGGCCTTTTTTAGAAATCCCAAGTTGGTGTGGGAGTGGTATGACTCAAGAAGGGCTATAATGAAAAACGCCAAACCTAATCCTGGCCACTTCGCGATAACCGCTCTTGAGAAGGAAAAAAAGGATTTCACGCTCATAACGCAAAACGTAGACGGTCTTCACTTCGCGGCCGGGACACGAAACGTAATAGAACTTCACGGGAGCCTCTGGGAAATCAAATGCACCGAATGCGAAAAAGTGGAGAAAAACTACCAGGCACCTATTCCGGAACTTCCCCCTAAGTGCGACGCCTGCGACGCGGTAATGAGGCCGAACACCGTGTTGTTCGGAGAAATAATCCCGATGGAGAGAATAGACAGGTGTCTGTTCGCCATAGAGCAGTGCGATCTCCTTCTCATAGTGGGGACCTCGGGAGTGGTCGAACCGGCGGCATCAATGGGGCTCATAGCAAAAAAAAGCGAAAAGCCTGTGGTTGAGATCAACATTGAAAGAACTCCAGGCACGGGTCTCTATGACGTAAGCTTAATGGGCAAAGCGGCTGAAACACTGCCTCTGCTTACAGGGTCTGAAATTTCTCAAAACCGCATGTAA